A single genomic interval of Calditrichota bacterium harbors:
- a CDS encoding sigma-54-dependent Fis family transcriptional regulator: MNPAEKTILVVDDESDLRDSLGKVLRKEGYVVLLADCGERALEVLASKHVDLVLTDLRMPQMSGMDLLRRIKQQWPDIEVLVLTAYGTIEGAVEAMRAGAYDFVTKPLKRAELVQAIRRAAERQTLAMENRYLRQELEGRRGYQLVVGRSEAMRRVMEWVERLSAISSTVLITGESGTGKELVARAIHARSPRAEKRFVAINCGAIPESLMESELFGHTRGAFTGAIRDKDGLFKVAAGGTLFLDEIGSVPLGLQIKLLRAIEEKEILPVGSTTPIPVDVRIIAASNRDLAKEVERGTFREDLYYRLNVVGIEIPPLRERKEDIPELVQYFIALHAAELNSKVEGIDDEAMAALMAYDWKGNVRELDNVIERAMILCDRPLIGVAHLPVNLQPNLFERPGRSRRLKDAVKDFERQHIMAVLRHTGHDKERAAEILGVSQSSLYRKMAELGIPTTSAHS, encoded by the coding sequence GTGAATCCAGCAGAAAAGACAATACTGGTCGTTGATGACGAGAGCGATCTGCGCGACTCGTTGGGAAAGGTGCTGCGCAAGGAGGGCTACGTGGTGCTCCTGGCCGACTGCGGCGAGCGCGCCTTGGAAGTCTTGGCCAGCAAGCACGTGGACCTGGTGCTCACCGACTTGCGCATGCCGCAGATGAGCGGCATGGACCTGCTGCGCCGCATCAAACAGCAGTGGCCAGACATCGAGGTTCTGGTGCTGACCGCCTACGGCACCATCGAGGGGGCGGTGGAGGCGATGCGCGCCGGGGCCTATGACTTTGTCACCAAGCCGCTGAAGCGGGCGGAGTTGGTCCAGGCCATCCGACGGGCCGCCGAGCGGCAGACTCTGGCCATGGAGAACCGCTACCTCCGCCAAGAACTGGAGGGCCGCCGGGGCTATCAGCTGGTGGTCGGCCGCAGCGAGGCGATGCGCCGGGTCATGGAATGGGTGGAGCGCCTGAGTGCCATCTCCTCCACCGTCCTCATCACCGGGGAAAGCGGCACAGGTAAGGAACTGGTGGCCAGGGCCATCCATGCGCGCAGTCCCCGGGCCGAAAAGCGCTTCGTGGCCATCAACTGCGGGGCCATCCCGGAAAGCCTCATGGAAAGCGAGCTCTTCGGCCACACTCGGGGAGCATTCACCGGCGCCATTCGCGACAAAGACGGCCTGTTCAAGGTCGCTGCCGGTGGCACGCTGTTCCTGGACGAGATCGGGAGCGTCCCCCTCGGGTTGCAGATCAAGCTCTTGCGCGCGATCGAGGAAAAGGAAATCCTCCCCGTCGGCAGCACGACGCCAATCCCCGTGGACGTGCGCATCATCGCTGCGTCCAACCGGGACTTAGCCAAGGAGGTGGAGAGAGGCACTTTTCGCGAGGACCTCTACTATCGCCTGAACGTGGTGGGCATTGAGATCCCGCCGCTGCGGGAGCGCAAGGAGGACATTCCGGAGCTGGTGCAGTATTTCATCGCCCTGCATGCGGCCGAGCTCAACTCCAAGGTGGAGGGCATCGACGACGAAGCCATGGCCGCGCTGATGGCCTATGACTGGAAAGGCAATGTGCGGGAGTTGGACAACGTCATCGAACGGGCGATGATTCTGTGCGACCGGCCGCTCATCGGCGTTGCTCACCTTCCGGTGAACCTCCAGCCGAACCTTTTTGAGCGGCCTGGACGCTCGCGGCGCCTCAAAGACGCGGTCAAGGACTTTGAGCGGCAGCACATCATGGCCGTGCTCCGGCACACCGGTCACGACAAGGAGCGCGCTGCAGAGATCCTTGGGGTAAGTCAGTCTTCTCTCTATCGCAAGATGGCTGAACTGGGGATTCCGACCACGTCGGCCCATTCTTAG